The sequence below is a genomic window from bacterium.
GGATCATGGACTCAACAAAGTTCCGGAATCCCATTCCCAGGAGCCGAGTGCGATCCTCCTCGTGCTTCTCCCCCCAACGACCACCTCGCGGAAGACTGAGCGCGGCCCACGCCTTCAGACTCCACGCCAACGTCGACATGACCATCCACGCCCAGTTGCTGACGAGATCTCCCAACGGCGCACGAAGGGACCGAACCTTGTTCTTCAGTTCGCCGATCAGCTTCTCTTGACCACAGCGGAGGTTCGACTCGCGGACGACTTCATCGGGAGTCATTACCCGGTCGTTCGTGATGTACAGGAAGTACCGATACTCCTCGAAGAGCAGCTCCTGCCCTCTGTACGTCTCGAGTTCCTTGCGAAGCACGATCATTCGGTAGGACCGCTCACACTTCGTTGGTCGGTGTTCGAACTCGGCCACCGCTTCGCTCTTCAGGCGGATGTTTTTGTAGCCGTTCTCGGTCACGATCCGCTGCTTCACGTTCTCGGGCCGAACTCGTGGATCTGTTGCTGGAGCAGGCTTGGCTGGGCGCTTCAGCGATGTCCAGCTCTTGGCTTCGATGGCCTCGATTCGCGGCTGTAAGCCGCGTGCGTACTGGAATCCGAACACGAACTGGACTCCGTCGCAGTCCCACCTGTCAAGGTGCTCGGACTGGCTGAAGGCCGAGTCACCCCTCGCTCGGACCTTCTTGAAACCGGCCCGGCGACAGGCCTCGATCGCACGGTCGTAGTACTCCGCAGCCCCGCTCGCTGATTGGGCGCTCGCCGCTCGATTCACCAGGAAGAGCGGCTCTTGCGTGTTGGCGAGGGAAATCAGGAGCGGCTGGTAGCCCCAGGTGCCCTTGTAGGACAGGGACATGCCCTCTTTGCACTCGCCCGTCGTTTCGACGATAGAGCCATCTCCATCGATGACGGCCTCCTCCAAAAAGTCCTCCGCTTGGTCTCGCCAAACCTTGACGCGAACATCGTTGATCGCATCCATGAGGGTGTCGACCCTGGCGGCTGTTTCGAAGCGCCGGCAGAAGTCGCCGGCCGTCGTCGGATCCGGAAGAGTCCGAGCGCCAAGGTTGTTCAGCAGCGCCTCGTTCTGCCGTTGCCGTTCCATGTCCTCGAGTGACGCGCCGCCAGCCAGGGTGTTGTAGGCGATCGCGAGGACGTGATCCGATTCGGAATAGGGGCGGTGGATCTTCAGCAGCTTCAACTGGCTGTCGATCGTCTCCGGCAGGCCTATTCGCTGCACCATCTGGTGGATCAGCCCCAGTCCGCCAACGCCATGCCCGTTGATCCGCTCCGACACATCGAGCTTCATCTTCGACATCGTCATCTCGGGCCTGCCGGTCGATGATCGTCCACCCTCCGTGCGCTTCAAGCGCCGAGCGATCCTGCGCCCACGGCTGTGGGACTGACGCTTGCGATTCCGACTGCTACTTGCTTTGCTCTTGCTCACTCGAAGTGCCTCCTGTTGTTCGTGTGTCCAACATCGAACATCGGCAGGAACCAGGCACTTCGAGCCCTACTTCGTCGGTCTTAGATCCGCACGTTTCCCAAGATCGCTTGATCGAGGACTAGTGGTGTGATTCACTCTTGTGCGGCATTTTG
It includes:
- a CDS encoding IS1380 family transposase; amino-acid sequence: MSKMKLDVSERINGHGVGGLGLIHQMVQRIGLPETIDSQLKLLKIHRPYSESDHVLAIAYNTLAGGASLEDMERQRQNEALLNNLGARTLPDPTTAGDFCRRFETAARVDTLMDAINDVRVKVWRDQAEDFLEEAVIDGDGSIVETTGECKEGMSLSYKGTWGYQPLLISLANTQEPLFLVNRAASAQSASGAAEYYDRAIEACRRAGFKKVRARGDSAFSQSEHLDRWDCDGVQFVFGFQYARGLQPRIEAIEAKSWTSLKRPAKPAPATDPRVRPENVKQRIVTENGYKNIRLKSEAVAEFEHRPTKCERSYRMIVLRKELETYRGQELLFEEYRYFLYITNDRVMTPDEVVRESNLRCGQEKLIGELKNKVRSLRAPLGDLVSNWAWMVMSTLAWSLKAWAALSLPRGGRWGEKHEEDRTRLLGMGFRNFVESMIRVPVQVIVAARQIRVRLLAWNSEQRVFLRLADVVERPMLC